The following are encoded in a window of Mycobacterium decipiens genomic DNA:
- the aroA gene encoding 3-phosphoshikimate 1-carboxyvinyltransferase: MKTWRAPSAPTPVHATVTVPGSKSQTNRALVLAALAAAQGRGSSTIAGALRSRDTDLMIGALRTLGLRADGAGSELTLSGRIEPGPHARVDCGLAGTVLRFVPPLAALGATPVTFDGDEQARGRPIAPLLDALRGLGVPVDGTGLPFRVCGSGSVAGGTVAIDASASSQFVSGLLLSGSAFTDGLTVQHTGSSLPSAPHIAMTVQMLRQAGVDIDDSAPNQWQLRPGPVAARRWDVEPDLTNAVAFLAAAVVSGGTVRITGWPAVSVQPADHILNILRKLNAVVTQDDSSLEVRGPAGYDGFEVDLRAVGELTPSVAALAALASPGSVSRLSGIAHLRGHETDRLAALSAEINRLGGNCRETPDGLVVTATPLRPGIWRAYADHRMAMAGAIVGLRVAGVEVDDIAATTKTLPEFPQLWAGMLVEEQPGDNAGSRGGPRRSRAIQEEPGG, from the coding sequence TTGAAGACATGGCGGGCCCCGTCGGCGCCGACACCGGTGCACGCGACCGTGACCGTTCCAGGCTCGAAATCGCAGACCAACCGAGCGCTGGTGCTGGCGGCGCTGGCAGCCGCGCAAGGCCGCGGCTCGTCCACCATCGCCGGCGCGTTGCGCAGCCGCGACACCGATTTGATGATCGGCGCGCTGCGGACCTTGGGCTTGCGCGCTGACGGTGCAGGTTCGGAACTGACCCTCAGCGGTCGAATCGAACCCGGCCCCCACGCCCGAGTGGACTGCGGCTTGGCAGGCACGGTCTTGCGTTTTGTTCCGCCGCTGGCCGCGCTGGGCGCCACTCCGGTCACCTTCGACGGCGACGAGCAGGCCCGGGGCCGGCCCATCGCGCCGTTGCTGGATGCGCTGCGCGGACTCGGCGTCCCCGTCGACGGCACCGGCCTGCCGTTCCGGGTGTGCGGCAGCGGGTCGGTCGCCGGCGGCACGGTGGCCATCGATGCGTCGGCGTCATCACAGTTCGTGTCCGGGCTGCTGCTGTCCGGGTCAGCGTTCACCGATGGCCTGACCGTGCAACACACCGGTTCGTCGCTGCCGTCCGCGCCGCACATCGCGATGACGGTACAGATGCTGCGCCAAGCGGGCGTCGATATCGATGACTCGGCGCCGAACCAATGGCAGCTTCGCCCCGGCCCGGTCGCGGCCCGACGCTGGGACGTCGAACCGGATCTGACCAACGCGGTTGCATTCCTGGCAGCGGCGGTAGTCAGCGGCGGCACCGTGCGCATCACCGGCTGGCCAGCGGTCAGCGTCCAGCCCGCCGACCACATCTTGAACATTCTGCGGAAGCTCAATGCCGTTGTCACCCAGGATGATTCATCCCTCGAAGTGCGCGGGCCGGCGGGATACGACGGGTTCGAGGTCGATCTGCGGGCCGTAGGCGAGCTGACACCATCGGTCGCGGCGCTGGCGGCGCTGGCGTCCCCGGGATCGGTGTCACGGTTGAGCGGCATCGCCCATCTGCGCGGCCACGAAACCGACCGGCTCGCCGCGCTGAGCGCAGAGATCAACCGGTTGGGGGGCAACTGTCGGGAAACACCCGACGGCCTGGTGGTCACCGCGACACCGCTGCGACCCGGTATCTGGCGAGCGTATGCGGATCACCGGATGGCGATGGCCGGCGCGATCGTCGGACTGCGGGTAGCCGGGGTCGAGGTCGACGATATCGCCGCCACCACCAAGACGCTGCCGGAGTTTCCGCAGCTGTGGGCGGGCATGCTCGTCGAGGAACAGCCCGGCGACAATGCGGGCAGCCGTGGCGGCCCGAGGAGGAGCCGGGCAATCCAGGAAGAGCCCGGCGGTTGA
- a CDS encoding fatty acid desaturase family protein, protein MAITDVDVFAHLTDADIENLAVELDAIRQDVEESRGERDARYIRHTIAAQRALEVTGRLLLAASSRRSAWWAGTLTLGVAKIIENMEIGHNVMHGQWDWMNDPEIHSSTWEWDMAGTSKQWRYTHNFVHHKYTNILDMDDDVGYGMVRVTRDQPWKWRDTFNLLINAILAIGFEWGIALRHLNARNIFKRRVEREAAKVRLREFFGKAGRQLVKDYVAFPALTSVSPGATYRSTLTANAVANVIRNVWSNAVIFCGHFPDGAEKFTKTDMIGETKGQWYLRQMLGSANFDAGPALRFMSGNLCHQIEHHLYPDLPSNRLAGISVRVREVCDKYDLPYTTGSFLVQYGKTWRTLAKLSLPNKYLRDDADDAPETRSERMFAGLGPGFGGTDPVTGRRRGLKTAIATVRGWRRDKRAGTGSAPDVDDLAA, encoded by the coding sequence ATGGCGATCACAGACGTCGATGTATTCGCGCATCTGACGGACGCCGACATCGAAAACCTGGCCGTTGAGCTGGATGCCATCCGCCAAGACGTTGAAGAGTCTCGCGGCGAGCGCGACGCCCGCTACATCCGCCACACCATCGCCGCCCAGCGCGCGCTCGAGGTGACCGGCCGGCTACTGCTGGCGGCCAGCTCGCGACGCTCGGCCTGGTGGGCCGGCACGCTGACCCTGGGCGTGGCCAAGATCATCGAGAACATGGAGATCGGCCACAACGTCATGCACGGCCAGTGGGACTGGATGAACGACCCCGAGATTCACTCCTCGACGTGGGAGTGGGACATGGCCGGGACATCCAAGCAGTGGCGGTACACCCACAACTTCGTGCACCACAAGTACACCAACATCCTCGACATGGATGACGACGTCGGCTACGGCATGGTGCGCGTCACCCGTGACCAGCCATGGAAGTGGCGCGACACTTTCAACTTGCTGATCAACGCCATTCTCGCGATCGGGTTCGAGTGGGGAATTGCTTTGCGGCACTTGAACGCCCGCAACATCTTCAAGAGGCGGGTCGAGCGTGAAGCGGCCAAGGTCCGGCTGCGTGAGTTCTTCGGCAAGGCCGGCCGGCAGCTGGTCAAGGACTACGTGGCGTTTCCGGCGTTGACCTCGGTGTCGCCGGGTGCGACGTATCGGTCGACCTTGACCGCCAATGCGGTGGCCAACGTGATCCGCAACGTGTGGTCCAACGCGGTGATCTTTTGCGGGCATTTCCCCGATGGTGCCGAGAAGTTCACCAAGACCGACATGATTGGCGAGACGAAGGGGCAGTGGTATCTGCGGCAGATGTTGGGCAGTGCGAACTTCGATGCCGGGCCGGCGCTGCGGTTCATGAGCGGTAATTTGTGCCACCAGATCGAGCATCACCTGTATCCGGATCTGCCGAGCAACCGGCTTGCCGGGATTTCGGTGCGGGTGCGTGAGGTCTGTGACAAGTACGACTTGCCGTACACCACCGGCTCGTTTTTGGTGCAGTACGGCAAGACGTGGCGCACGCTGGCCAAGCTGTCGCTGCCGAACAAGTACCTGCGTGACGACGCTGATGACGCGCCCGAGACCCGCAGTGAGCGGATGTTCGCTGGTCTGGGGCCGGGTTTTGGGGGTACTGATCCGGTGACCGGACGCCGCCGCGGGCTAAAGACCGCGATTGCCACCGTGCGGGGTTGGCGACGGGACAAGCGTGCCGGGACGGGGTCGGCGCCCGACGTCGACGATCTGGCGGCATAG
- a CDS encoding winged helix-turn-helix transcriptional regulator, translating to MPRGPWRGYGRFCPLARALDVVGERWTLVIIQELLARPHRYGELLSRLPGIGTSLLADRLRRLEQAGLVARQPGAIGASVVYTLTERGRTLDDALCALRRWGVGYLSDPTADGATEQRFDVSYVDGIQTVADGLFRLVVDDRPTTLRFADRRLSHEPGAAPGAELIVSTTSAFLERWAAGEIDWDDGRRSGEVIADGRPEAWPRWLAATGYLLRVEQETTDA from the coding sequence ATGCCCAGGGGACCATGGCGCGGATACGGGCGATTCTGCCCACTGGCCCGCGCGCTGGATGTGGTCGGCGAGCGGTGGACCCTGGTGATCATTCAAGAGCTGCTCGCACGGCCGCACCGGTACGGCGAGCTGCTTAGTCGGCTTCCGGGTATCGGGACCAGCCTGCTCGCCGATCGACTACGCCGGCTTGAGCAGGCCGGGCTGGTGGCGCGTCAGCCCGGCGCGATCGGCGCCAGCGTCGTCTACACACTGACCGAGCGGGGTCGCACGCTCGACGATGCCCTGTGCGCGCTGCGCCGATGGGGTGTCGGCTACCTCTCCGATCCCACCGCTGACGGCGCGACGGAGCAACGATTCGACGTCAGCTACGTCGACGGCATTCAGACCGTGGCCGACGGTCTGTTCCGGCTCGTAGTCGACGATCGACCCACGACCCTGCGTTTCGCCGACCGCCGGCTCAGCCACGAACCCGGCGCGGCGCCCGGCGCGGAACTGATCGTCTCGACCACCTCGGCGTTCCTCGAGCGATGGGCCGCCGGCGAAATCGACTGGGACGACGGTCGCCGCAGCGGTGAGGTGATCGCTGACGGCCGTCCGGAGGCCTGGCCGCGTTGGCTCGCGGCCACCGGCTACCTGCTCCGCGTCGAACAGGAGACCACCGATGCCTGA
- a CDS encoding winged helix-turn-helix transcriptional regulator, producing MTLLQGKLADRAGWSAVGECPIEKTMAAVGTKSAMLIMREAYYGTTRFDDFARRVGITKAATSARLAELVDLGLLTRRPYREPGQRSRDEYVLTDAGIDFMPVIWAMFQWGRRHLPGGNRLGLTHLGCGAEADVEIRCAKGHPVPPDQLGMRLVRSP from the coding sequence ATGACACTGTTGCAGGGGAAGCTGGCCGATCGCGCTGGCTGGTCGGCGGTCGGGGAGTGCCCGATCGAGAAGACCATGGCGGCGGTCGGCACCAAGTCGGCGATGCTCATCATGCGCGAGGCCTACTACGGCACCACCCGGTTCGACGACTTCGCCCGCCGGGTGGGCATCACCAAGGCCGCGACTTCGGCGCGGCTAGCCGAACTCGTCGACCTGGGGCTGCTGACGCGGCGGCCCTACCGCGAGCCCGGCCAGCGGAGCCGCGACGAGTATGTGCTCACCGATGCAGGCATCGACTTTATGCCGGTGATCTGGGCGATGTTCCAGTGGGGACGGCGTCACCTGCCCGGCGGCAACCGGCTCGGGCTGACCCATCTGGGCTGTGGCGCCGAGGCGGATGTTGAAATCCGGTGCGCCAAAGGGCATCCGGTGCCGCCCGACCAGCTCGGCATGCGGCTGGTCAGATCTCCCTGA
- a CDS encoding ferredoxin reductase, protein MSKKYAPVTANVVDTRRPTIAGADRHPGWHALRKIAARITTPLLPDDYLHLANPLWSARELRGRILEVRRETEDSATLVIKPGWGFGFDYQPGQYIGIGLLVDGRWRWRSYSLTSSPAASGSARTVTITVKAMPEGFLSSHLVAGVKPGTIVRLAAPQGNFVLPDPAPPSILFLTAGSGITPVMSMLRTLVRRNQITDVAHVHSAPTEADVMFGTELAALAVDHPGYRLSVRETRAEGRLDLTRIGQQVPDWRERQTWACGPEGMLNQAEKVWSSAGISDRLHLERFAVSKAAPAGAGGAVTFARSAKRVVADAATSLMEAGEGAGVQMPFGCRMGICQSCVVDLVEGHVRDLRTGQEHEPGTRVQTCVSTASGDCVLDI, encoded by the coding sequence ATGAGCAAGAAATACGCGCCGGTTACCGCCAACGTCGTCGACACCAGGCGCCCCACCATCGCCGGAGCCGACAGGCATCCAGGCTGGCATGCGTTACGCAAGATTGCCGCGCGTATCACGACGCCACTATTGCCCGACGACTATCTTCACCTGGCGAATCCGCTGTGGTCCGCGCGGGAACTGCGGGGTCGCATCCTGGAGGTTCGCCGGGAGACGGAAGACTCCGCGACCCTGGTCATCAAACCGGGCTGGGGTTTCGGTTTCGACTACCAGCCGGGCCAATACATCGGGATCGGGCTGCTGGTCGACGGGCGCTGGCGCTGGCGGTCGTATTCGCTGACATCGAGCCCGGCGGCGTCCGGGTCCGCACGCACGGTGACCATCACGGTGAAGGCGATGCCGGAGGGCTTTCTGTCCAGCCATTTGGTGGCCGGTGTCAAGCCGGGGACCATCGTGCGGCTGGCCGCGCCGCAGGGCAATTTCGTGCTACCCGATCCGGCGCCGCCGTCGATTCTGTTCTTGACTGCCGGGTCGGGGATCACGCCGGTGATGTCGATGCTTCGAACGTTGGTGCGCCGCAATCAGATCACTGACGTGGCACACGTGCATTCGGCGCCGACCGAAGCTGACGTGATGTTCGGTACCGAGCTGGCCGCGCTGGCGGTCGACCACCCCGGTTATCGGTTGTCGGTGCGGGAGACGCGCGCCGAGGGCCGGCTGGACCTGACCCGGATCGGTCAGCAGGTGCCGGACTGGCGCGAACGCCAGACCTGGGCGTGCGGGCCGGAGGGCATGCTCAACCAGGCCGAGAAGGTCTGGTCATCGGCGGGCATTAGCGACCGGCTGCACCTGGAGCGATTCGCGGTGTCCAAGGCGGCACCCGCCGGGGCAGGAGGCGCGGTCACGTTCGCCCGCAGTGCCAAACGTGTAGTCGCCGATGCCGCCACGTCGCTGATGGAAGCGGGTGAGGGTGCCGGTGTGCAGATGCCCTTTGGCTGCCGGATGGGGATCTGTCAATCGTGTGTGGTCGACCTGGTGGAAGGCCATGTCCGGGATCTGCGAACGGGCCAGGAGCATGAGCCCGGAACCCGGGTCCAGACCTGCGTGTCGACCGCCTCGGGCGACTGCGTGCTGGACATTTAA
- a CDS encoding thiolase family protein, which produces MAGYQGRDAVIVGAVRTPIGKGKPGGALHDVLPADLLAHSLRELVARTGVDPTQVDDVIAGAVTQVGDQAVNIARNALLGAGFPETVPGVTIDRQCGSSQQAISFAAQGVLAGAYDLVVAGGVESMSRVPMGSSLLPGSNPFGADMARRYPDGLVPQGISAELITARWGFSRTQLDEFSAASHDNAARATKDGLFDDELIPIAGLAADEIIRPGTTVETLSTLRPAFYSDAVKTRFPQINWSITAGNSSPLSDGSAAVLLTSSDVAKKLGLRPLARIHTTTVVGSDPLYMLTGVIPATEKVLRRAGLTLDDIDLFEVNEAFAPVVLAWAQDTGADLAKTNVNGGAIAIGHPLGASGARIMATLLNALQQRGKRYGLQTMCEGGGMANATIIEHLG; this is translated from the coding sequence ATGGCCGGATACCAGGGCCGTGACGCCGTCATCGTCGGCGCCGTTCGCACCCCCATCGGCAAGGGCAAGCCCGGCGGCGCGCTGCACGATGTGCTGCCCGCCGACCTGCTGGCACACAGCCTGCGCGAACTGGTGGCGCGCACCGGCGTGGACCCGACACAGGTCGACGACGTGATCGCCGGCGCGGTCACCCAAGTCGGCGACCAGGCGGTCAACATCGCGCGCAATGCCTTGCTGGGTGCCGGATTCCCGGAGACGGTTCCCGGCGTCACGATCGACCGGCAGTGCGGCAGCAGCCAGCAGGCCATCAGCTTCGCCGCCCAGGGCGTGCTCGCCGGCGCCTACGACCTTGTCGTCGCCGGCGGCGTGGAATCGATGAGCCGCGTTCCGATGGGCAGCTCGCTACTGCCGGGCAGCAATCCGTTCGGCGCGGATATGGCGCGGCGCTACCCCGATGGACTGGTGCCACAGGGCATCAGCGCCGAACTGATCACCGCGCGGTGGGGTTTCTCCCGTACCCAGCTCGACGAGTTCTCCGCCGCCAGCCATGACAACGCCGCCCGTGCCACCAAGGACGGCCTCTTCGACGACGAGCTCATCCCTATCGCCGGGCTTGCCGCCGACGAGATCATCCGGCCCGGCACCACGGTCGAAACGCTGTCCACCTTGCGGCCGGCGTTCTACAGCGACGCGGTCAAAACACGCTTCCCGCAGATCAATTGGTCAATCACAGCGGGCAACTCGTCGCCGTTGTCCGACGGCAGCGCCGCAGTCCTGCTCACCAGCAGCGACGTCGCGAAGAAACTGGGCTTGCGCCCGCTGGCCCGCATTCACACCACAACCGTGGTGGGCTCCGACCCGCTCTACATGCTGACCGGGGTCATCCCGGCCACCGAGAAGGTCTTGCGGCGTGCCGGTCTAACGCTGGACGACATCGACCTGTTCGAGGTCAATGAGGCATTCGCGCCCGTCGTGCTGGCGTGGGCGCAGGACACCGGGGCGGATTTGGCGAAGACCAACGTCAACGGCGGCGCCATCGCGATCGGCCACCCGCTGGGCGCCAGTGGCGCCCGCATCATGGCCACACTCCTCAACGCGCTGCAGCAACGTGGGAAGCGGTACGGGCTGCAGACCATGTGCGAGGGCGGCGGAATGGCCAACGCCACCATCATCGAGCACCTGGGGTAA
- a CDS encoding fatty acid desaturase family protein, translating into MAITDVDVFAHLTDADIENLAVELDAIRQDVEDSLGEGDARYIRRTIAAQRALEVTGRLLLAASSRRSAWWAGTLTLGVAKIIENMEIGHNVMHGQWDWMNDPEIHSSTWEWDMGGSSKHWRYTHNFVHHKYTNILGMDDDVGYGMLRVTRDQRWKRYNILNLVWNTILAISFEWGVAVQHLEIGKILKGRADGGTKARLREFFGKAGRQLVKDYVAFPALTSVSPGATYRSTLTANAVANVIRNVWSNAVIFCGHFPDGAEKFTKTDMIGETKGQWYLRQMLGSANFDAGPALRFMSGNLCHQIEHHLYPDLPSNRLAGISVRVREVCDKYDLPYTTGSFLVQYGKTWRTLAKLSLPNKYLRDDADDAPETRSERMFAGLGPGFGGTDPVTGRRRGLKTAIATVRGWRRGKRAGTPPAAGADDLAA; encoded by the coding sequence ATGGCGATCACAGACGTCGATGTATTCGCGCACCTGACGGACGCCGACATCGAAAACCTGGCCGTTGAGCTGGATGCCATCCGCCAAGACGTTGAGGACTCGCTCGGCGAGGGCGACGCCCGCTACATCCGCCGCACCATCGCCGCCCAGCGCGCGCTCGAGGTGACCGGCCGGCTACTGCTGGCGGCCAGCTCGCGACGCTCGGCCTGGTGGGCCGGCACGCTGACCCTGGGCGTGGCCAAGATCATCGAGAACATGGAGATCGGCCACAACGTCATGCACGGCCAGTGGGACTGGATGAACGACCCCGAGATTCACTCCTCGACGTGGGAGTGGGACATGGGTGGATCCTCCAAGCACTGGCGGTACACCCACAACTTCGTGCACCACAAGTACACCAACATCCTCGGTATGGATGACGACGTCGGCTACGGGATGTTGCGGGTCACCCGTGACCAGCGCTGGAAGCGCTACAACATCCTCAATTTGGTGTGGAACACCATCCTCGCCATCAGCTTCGAGTGGGGAGTTGCGGTGCAGCACTTGGAGATCGGCAAGATCCTCAAGGGCCGAGCCGACGGCGGGACCAAGGCCCGGCTGCGTGAGTTCTTCGGCAAGGCCGGCCGGCAGCTGGTCAAGGACTACGTGGCGTTTCCGGCGTTGACCTCGGTGTCGCCGGGTGCGACGTATCGGTCGACCTTGACCGCCAATGCGGTGGCCAACGTGATCCGCAACGTGTGGTCCAACGCCGTGATCTTTTGCGGGCATTTCCCCGATGGTGCCGAGAAGTTCACCAAGACCGACATGATTGGCGAGACGAAGGGGCAGTGGTATCTGCGGCAGATGTTGGGCAGTGCGAACTTCGATGCCGGGCCGGCGCTGCGGTTCATGAGCGGTAATTTGTGCCACCAGATCGAGCATCACCTGTATCCGGATCTGCCGAGCAACCGGCTTGCCGGGATTTCGGTGCGGGTGCGTGAGGTCTGTGACAAGTACGACTTGCCGTACACCACCGGCTCGTTTTTGGTGCAGTACGGCAAGACGTGGCGCACGCTGGCCAAGCTGTCGCTGCCGAACAAGTACCTGCGTGACGACGCTGATGACGCGCCCGAGACCCGCAGTGAGCGGATGTTCGCCGGTCTGGGGCCGGGTTTTGGGGGTACTGATCCGGTGACCGGACGCCGCCGCGGGCTAAAGACCGCGATTGCCACCGTGCGGGGTTGGCGGCGCGGCAAGCGTGCCGGGACGCCACCAGCGGCAGGCGCAGACGACCTTGCGGCCTAA
- a CDS encoding GNAT family N-acetyltransferase gives MREAMLSDDLSDGIVTLSPLCLDDVEAHLLGEDEQLVRWLSGGPSTRAGVEAYIRHCGEQWATGGPLRSFGIRTLAGKTIVGTIDLRFAGEGLASGQVNVAYGLYPTWRGRGFATRAVDLVCRYAAERGATEAVVKVEPQNSASARVALRAGFTLVRRICEQDGTAFDRYERVLPARREAKPVGAKMHADEVDIDQPMVRRLLHAQFPQWADLSIAPVSSAGTDNAMFRLGERMAVRIPRIHWAVESLQIEQRLLPWIAPQLRVGSPIPVGLGIPGEGFDWPWSVCRWVVGENPTVGESGRLVRDLAGFITDMRAIDPADGPKAGRGAPLAEQDEEVRTALEALDGLLDTRAATAAWDHALCLPAYAGPPTWSHGDLSRFNILTTDGRLTGVLDFGLMGVGDPSVDLIIAWNFLSVSAREQFRAAVHADDEAWARGRARALAIALVALPYYQDTNRKLAASARYAIGEILADFRRRPR, from the coding sequence ATGCGCGAGGCGATGCTGTCCGACGACTTGTCAGACGGGATTGTCACGCTGTCACCCTTGTGTCTCGATGATGTCGAGGCGCATCTGCTTGGCGAGGACGAGCAGCTGGTGCGTTGGCTTAGCGGTGGGCCCTCGACCCGAGCGGGGGTCGAAGCGTACATCCGGCACTGCGGCGAGCAGTGGGCGACCGGCGGGCCGCTCCGATCTTTTGGCATCCGCACACTTGCCGGCAAGACAATAGTCGGAACGATCGATCTGCGTTTCGCCGGCGAGGGGTTGGCTAGCGGACAGGTTAACGTTGCCTATGGGCTCTACCCGACCTGGCGAGGGCGTGGATTCGCCACTCGCGCAGTCGATCTGGTGTGTCGGTACGCGGCCGAACGCGGTGCGACCGAAGCGGTGGTCAAGGTGGAGCCCCAGAACTCGGCATCGGCGAGGGTGGCGTTGCGGGCGGGCTTTACCTTGGTTCGGCGGATCTGTGAGCAGGACGGAACCGCATTCGACCGCTACGAGCGCGTCCTACCGGCGAGACGCGAAGCGAAGCCCGTCGGCGCCAAGATGCACGCCGATGAGGTCGACATCGACCAGCCAATGGTGCGGCGGCTACTGCATGCACAATTCCCGCAGTGGGCGGACCTGTCCATCGCACCGGTCAGCTCTGCGGGAACGGACAACGCGATGTTCCGGCTCGGCGAGCGCATGGCCGTGCGCATCCCCCGCATCCACTGGGCCGTCGAGAGCCTCCAAATCGAGCAACGGTTGCTGCCGTGGATCGCTCCGCAGCTTCGTGTCGGCAGCCCGATCCCGGTCGGATTGGGAATCCCGGGGGAGGGGTTCGATTGGCCGTGGTCGGTCTGCCGGTGGGTGGTGGGTGAGAACCCGACGGTAGGTGAGTCCGGCCGGCTCGTCCGGGACCTGGCCGGCTTCATCACCGATATGCGGGCGATCGACCCCGCCGACGGCCCGAAGGCTGGGCGTGGTGCGCCACTGGCGGAGCAGGACGAGGAGGTGCGGACGGCGCTGGAGGCCCTCGACGGGCTCCTCGATACCCGGGCGGCAACCGCGGCGTGGGATCACGCGCTGTGCCTTCCCGCTTACGCCGGGCCCCCGACGTGGTCCCACGGCGACCTGTCCCGATTCAACATCCTCACTACCGACGGACGCCTGACCGGCGTCCTCGACTTCGGCCTGATGGGCGTCGGCGACCCGAGCGTCGACCTGATCATCGCGTGGAATTTCCTCTCGGTGTCCGCCCGGGAGCAGTTTCGCGCCGCGGTCCACGCCGACGACGAGGCCTGGGCTCGCGGCCGCGCCAGGGCGCTGGCGATCGCGCTGGTCGCGCTGCCGTACTACCAGGACACCAACCGGAAGCTCGCGGCCAGCGCCCGCTACGCCATCGGTGAAATCCTCGCCGATTTCCGGCGACGGCCACGCTAG
- the rsgA gene encoding ribosome small subunit-dependent GTPase A, with translation MRPGDYDESDVKVRSGRGSRPRTKTRPEHADAEAAMVVSVDRGRWGCVLGGRPNCRITAMRARELGRTPIVVGDDVDVVGDLSGRPDTLARIVRRGPRRTVLRRTADDTDPTERVVVANADQLLIVVALADPPPRTGLVDRALIAAYAGGLTPILCLTKTDLAPPEPFGEHFADLDLAVIAAGIDDPLLAVADLLADKITVLLGHSGVGKSTLVNRLVPEADRAVGEVTDIGRGRHTSTQSVALQLGDTPPGSSWVIDTPGIRSFGLAHIQPDDVLLAFSDLAEATQECPRGCGHMGPPADPECALDALAGPAARRVGAARRLLVVLREI, from the coding sequence TTGAGACCCGGCGACTACGACGAGTCGGACGTCAAGGTCCGCTCCGGCAGGGGCTCGCGACCGCGAACCAAGACTCGTCCCGAGCACGCCGATGCCGAGGCCGCCATGGTGGTCAGTGTCGACCGCGGCCGGTGGGGGTGTGTGCTTGGCGGCCGGCCCAACTGTCGAATCACGGCGATGCGCGCCCGCGAGCTCGGCCGCACCCCGATCGTTGTCGGCGACGACGTCGACGTGGTCGGGGACCTGTCCGGGCGGCCCGACACCCTGGCTCGCATCGTGCGGCGAGGGCCGAGACGAACGGTGTTGCGGCGCACCGCCGATGACACCGATCCCACCGAGCGTGTGGTGGTCGCCAACGCGGACCAATTGCTGATTGTGGTCGCGCTGGCCGACCCGCCGCCACGCACCGGCCTGGTCGACCGCGCCCTGATCGCCGCCTACGCCGGCGGGTTGACACCGATTCTGTGCCTGACCAAGACCGACCTCGCCCCACCGGAACCGTTCGGCGAGCATTTTGCCGATCTGGATCTGGCCGTGATCGCCGCGGGCATCGACGATCCGCTGCTCGCGGTGGCGGACCTGCTGGCCGACAAGATCACCGTGCTGCTCGGACATTCCGGGGTGGGTAAGTCAACGTTGGTGAATCGTCTTGTGCCCGAAGCCGATCGGGCGGTGGGTGAGGTCACCGACATCGGCCGGGGACGACACACGTCGACGCAGTCGGTAGCGCTGCAGTTGGGAGATACGCCGCCCGGTTCCAGCTGGGTTATCGACACCCCGGGAATCCGCTCGTTCGGGTTGGCCCATATCCAGCCCGACGACGTGCTATTGGCTTTCTCCGATCTCGCCGAGGCCACCCAGGAGTGTCCGCGCGGCTGCGGGCACATGGGACCGCCGGCCGATCCCGAATGCGCGCTGGATGCCTTGGCGGGACCAGCTGCCCGCCGCGTCGGCGCCGCCCGGCGGCTGCTGGTAGTGCTCAGGGAGATCTGA
- a CDS encoding SOS response-associated peptidase: MCGRFAVTTDPALLAEKITAIDEATATGGGQPSYNVAPTDTIATVVSRHSDPADESSRRVRLMRWGLVPPWTKAGSDGAPDTKGPLLINARADRVATSPAFRNSAKNKRCLVPMDGWYEWRVNPDAALGRQNAKTPFFMHRSDGAPLFMAGLWSVWKPNGSAPPLLSCTVITTDAVGELAEIHDRMPLMLAEEDWDDWLSPDAPLDPELLARPPDVHDIALRQVSTLVNSVRNDGPELLEPATPQPEQIRLL, from the coding sequence ATGTGCGGACGGTTTGCGGTCACCACCGATCCGGCCCTACTGGCCGAGAAGATCACGGCAATTGACGAGGCCACCGCGACCGGCGGTGGGCAGCCGAGCTACAACGTCGCACCCACCGACACGATTGCAACGGTTGTGTCCCGGCACAGCGACCCCGCCGACGAGTCCTCCCGCCGGGTGCGGCTCATGCGCTGGGGACTGGTTCCGCCGTGGACCAAGGCCGGTTCCGATGGCGCACCCGATACCAAGGGCCCGCTGCTGATCAACGCCCGCGCCGATCGGGTCGCCACCTCGCCGGCCTTCCGGAACTCGGCCAAGAACAAGCGCTGCCTGGTGCCGATGGACGGCTGGTACGAATGGCGGGTCAATCCCGATGCCGCCCTGGGCAGGCAGAACGCCAAGACACCGTTCTTCATGCACCGCAGCGATGGCGCCCCGCTATTCATGGCCGGGCTCTGGTCGGTGTGGAAGCCGAACGGTTCGGCCCCACCGCTGCTGAGCTGCACGGTGATCACCACCGACGCCGTGGGCGAGCTGGCTGAGATCCATGACCGGATGCCGTTGATGCTGGCCGAAGAGGACTGGGACGACTGGCTGAGTCCGGACGCCCCGCTGGATCCCGAGCTGCTGGCCCGCCCGCCCGATGTGCACGACATCGCGCTGCGTCAGGTGTCGACGCTGGTCAACAGCGTGCGAAACGATGGGCCCGAGCTGCTTGAGCCGGCCACGCCGCAGCCCGAACAGATCAGGCTGCTGTGA